The following coding sequences are from one Oncorhynchus nerka isolate Pitt River linkage group LG6, Oner_Uvic_2.0, whole genome shotgun sequence window:
- the gpc2 gene encoding glypican-2, translated as MVSRLYAQKYPLVLLCTLAALSWTWGPVTAGRSCSETRHVYAEKGYSTNTAPLTQISGEHLRLCPQDYTCCSSQMEETLAHQSETDFLSAIDDTSQFLHTTFTQRHRKFDEFFRELIDLSEKSMNQMFTKTYGRLFTQNANVFQELFVELRRYYSGGSVSLTEVLSEFWSRLVERVFSLVNPQYQFSDEYLECVNKHAEQLQPFGDLPRKLGLQVSRAFIAARALVQGLATGRDIVNKAAKLSAGAGCVRALMRQWYCPLCRGMPSLRPCHALCLNVMKGCLANTADLDTEWNNFIDALYQVSEKLEGPFNMELAADSISVKVSEAIMHMQENSIATSTKVFQGCGSPRLAPGRSRRSPKESGGNRRPFRTFSPEEKPTTATGTNLDRLVSELKERLRPMRGFWVSLPHTICNDKNVAADVTNEDRCWNGQTRGRYLPDVTGDGLMSQINNPEVEVDMARPDVRTRQLIMELRVATNRLKHAQAGQDTDFMDSEVEEGSGSGGGGERYSDDWPGYRPYSPPYSKPPLNPQTPIKPPRVRDRTGSKWNRSKGQSISAVSRPAFFSLAVLFWLSVMVTVAPFWR; from the exons ATGGTTTCCCGGTTATATGCTCAGAAGTACCCCCTGGTGTTGCTCTGCACGCTGGCTGCCCTGTCATGGACTTGGGGCCCGGTAACAGCGGGTAGGAGTTGCTCGGAGACACGACATGTGTACGCAGAGAAGGGCTACAGTACGAACACTGCCCCGCTGACTCAAATCTCCG GCGAGCATCTGCGTCTGTGTCCCCAGGACTAcacctgttgctccagtcagatGGAGGAAACGCTGGCCCACCAGAGTGAGACGGACTTCCTGTCGGCCATCGACGACACCAGCCAGTTCCTTCACACCACTTTCACACAGAGGCACCGCAAGTTTGACG AGTTCTTCAGGGAGCTCATAGACTTGTCTGAAAAGTCCATGAATCAGATGTTTACTAAGACCTACGGGCGCCTCTTCACCCAGAACGCCAATGTCTTCCAGGAGCTGTTTGTGGAGCTCCGTCGATACTACTCAG GGGGCAGTGTGAGCCTGACGGAGGTGCTGTCAGAGTTCTGGTCCAGACTGGTAGAGCGGGTCTTCTCTCTGGTCAACCCCCAGTACCAGTTCAGTGACGAGTACCTGGAGTGTGTCAACAAACATGCAGAGCAGCTGCAGCCCTTTGGGGACCTGCCCCGGAAACTAGGCTTACAG GTGTCCAGGGCATTCATTGCAGCCAGAGCACTGGTTCAAGGCTTGGCCACAGGCCGTGACATTGTCAACAAGGCAGCAAAG TTGAGTGCTGGTGCAGGGTGTGTGCGTGCCCTGATGCGTCAGTGGTACTGCCCATTGTGTCGAGGCATGCCCTCCCTGCGCCCCTGCCATGCCCTCTGCCTCAACGTGATGAAGGGCTGCCTGGCCAATACAGCCGATCTGGACACTGAGTGGAACAATTTCATTG ATGCTCTGTATCAAGTATCTGAGAAGCTGGAGGGGCCCTTTAACATGGAGCTGGCtgcagactccatctctgttaaAGTGTCCGAGGCCATCATGCACATGCAGGAGAACAGCATCGCCACCTCCACtaag GTGTTCCAGGGCTGTGGGAGTCCCAGACTGGCCCCGGGCCGTTCTCGGCGCTCCCCCAAGGAGTCAGGGGGCAACAGGAGACCCTTCCGTACGTTCAGCCCTGAGGAGAAGCCCACCACTGCTACAGGCACCAACCTGGACCGACTG GTGTCAGAGCTGAAGGAGCGACTGCGGCCCATGCGGGGCTTCTGGGTGTCCCTCCCACACACCATCTGCAACGACAAGAACGTGGCCGCCGACGTCACCAACGAGGACCGCTGCTGGAATGGACAGACCAGGGGGAG gtacCTCCCTGACGTGACAGGCGATGGGCTGATGAGTCAGATCAATAACCCAGAGGTAGAGGTGGACATGGCCAGGCCAGACGTGAGGACCAGACAGCTCATCATGGAGCTCAGAGTAGCCACCAACAGACTGAAACATGCACAGGCTGGACAGGACACTGACTTCATGGACA GTGAGGTCGAAGAGGGCAGTGGATCAGGCGGCGGAGGGGAGAGGTACAGTGATGATTGGCCTGGCTACAGGCCCTACTCCCCTCCCTACAGTAAGCCCCCACTTAACCCCCAGACACCCATCAAGCCCCCTCGGGTCAGAGACCGAACCGGATCAAAGTGGAACAGGAGCAAGGGACAGTCCATCTCAGCTGTCAGCCGGCCAGCCTTCTTCTCACTGGCGGTTTTGTTTTGGTTATCAGTTATGGTCACTGTCGCCCCCTTTTGGAGATAA